The following is a genomic window from Amycolatopsis acidiphila.
GGCTGCTCCGGTGACCTCGCGCCGCTGGCCGCGGTCGCGCTCGCGCTGATGGGGGAGGGCGAGGCCGACCACGACGGACGCCGCAAGCCTGCCGCGGAAGCCTTGCGGGACGCGGGTTTGCGGCCCGTGACGCTGGCGGAGAAGGAAGGTCTCGCGCTCACCAACGGGACCGACGGCATGCTGGGCATGCTGGTGCTCGCACTGGCGGACCTCGACCGGCTGCTCGACACCGCCGACCTCACCGGTGCGATGAGCGTGGAAGCCTTGCTGGGCACCGATCGCGCGTTCGCCGCGGACCTGCAGGCGCTCCGCCCGCATCCCGGCCAGGCCCGGTCCGCGCGCCGGATGTTCGCCGCTCTCCAGGGTTCCGGGATCGTCGCGAGCCACCGGGGGCCGGACTGCACCCGCGTGCAGGACGCGTATTCGCTGCGATGCGCCCCGCAGGTGCACGGCGCGGCGCGGGACACCGTCAGCCACGGCGAACTGGTCGCCGAACGGGAGCTCGCGTCCGCGATCGACAACCCGGTGGTGCTGGCGGACGGGCGCGTGGAGTCCAACGGCAACTTCCACGGCGCGCCGATCGCCTATGTGCTGGACTTCCTGGCCATCCCGGCGGCCGACGTCGCGAGCATGGCCGAGCGCCGGACCGACCGGCTGCTCGACATCACCCGCTCGCAGGGGCTGCCCGCGTTCCTGGCGGACGACCCGGGGGTCGACTCCGGGTACATGATCGCGCAGTACACGCAGGCGGCGGTGGTGAGCGAGCTGAAGCGGCTCGCGGTCCCGGCCTCGGTGGACTCGATTCCCAGCAGCGCCATGCAGGAGGACCACGTGTCCATGGGGTGGTCGGCCGCGCGGAAGCTGCGCCGTGCGGTCGACGGGCTGACCACCGTGCTCGCCGTCGAACTGCTGGCCGCCTCGCGGGCGCTGGACCTGCGGGCGCCGCTGCGTCCGGCGCCGGTGACGGCGGCGGTGCGGGACATCGTGCGTGAGCGGGTCGGCGGGCCGGGGCCGGACCGGCATCTGGCGCCGGAAATCGCTGCGGTGGAGGAGCTCGCGAGGTCAGGAGCCGTTCTCGAAGCACTGGAGGAAGCATGATCGTGCGAGCCGCCCGCGGGTCCGCGTTGACCGCGAAGAGCTGGCAGACCGAAGCCGCGCTGCGGATGTTCCACAACAACCTCGACCCCGAGGTCGCCGAGCGGCCCGAGGACCTCGTCGTCTACGGCGGCACCGGCAAGGCCGCCCGAAACTGGGCGAGCTTCGAGGGGATCACCCGCTGTCTGACCACTTTGGACGAGGACGAGACGCTGCTGGTGCAGTCGGGCAAACCGGTCGGGGTGTTCCGCACCCACGAGTGGGCGCCCCGGGTACTGCTCGCGAACTCGAACCTGGTGGGGGAGTGGGCGAACTGGCCGGAGTTCCGCAGGCTCGAACAGCTCGGGCTCACGATGTACGGGCAGATGACCGCCGGTTCGTGGATCTACATCGGCACGCAGGGGATCCTGCAGGGCACGTACGAGACCTTCGCGGCGGTGGCGGCGAAGCGGTTCGGCGGCTCGCTCAAGGGCACGCTCACGATCACCGCCGGACTCGGCGGGATGGGTGGCGCGCAGCCGCTCGCGGTCACGAT
Proteins encoded in this region:
- the hutH gene encoding histidine ammonia-lyase produces the protein MVRTVRLDAGSVSREQVVAVARGAARVELGETVLKNLAATREHIEALADATEPTYGVSTGFGALAIRHIPPDRRTALQRSLIRSHAAGAGQAVEPEVVRALMLLRLRTLATGYTGVRPETAAALVGLLNAGIVPVVHEYGSLGCSGDLAPLAAVALALMGEGEADHDGRRKPAAEALRDAGLRPVTLAEKEGLALTNGTDGMLGMLVLALADLDRLLDTADLTGAMSVEALLGTDRAFAADLQALRPHPGQARSARRMFAALQGSGIVASHRGPDCTRVQDAYSLRCAPQVHGAARDTVSHGELVAERELASAIDNPVVLADGRVESNGNFHGAPIAYVLDFLAIPAADVASMAERRTDRLLDITRSQGLPAFLADDPGVDSGYMIAQYTQAAVVSELKRLAVPASVDSIPSSAMQEDHVSMGWSAARKLRRAVDGLTTVLAVELLAASRALDLRAPLRPAPVTAAVRDIVRERVGGPGPDRHLAPEIAAVEELARSGAVLEALEEA